One Symphalangus syndactylus isolate Jambi chromosome 20, NHGRI_mSymSyn1-v2.1_pri, whole genome shotgun sequence DNA segment encodes these proteins:
- the LOC129470382 gene encoding keratin-associated protein 2-1, whose product MTGSCCGSTFSCLSYGGGCCQPCCCRDPCCCRPVTCQTTVCRPVTCVPRCTRPICEPCRRPVCCDPCCLQEGCCRPITCCPTSCMAVVCRPCCWATTCCQPVSVQSPCCRPPCGQPTPCSTTCRTSSC is encoded by the coding sequence atgaccggctcCTGCTGCGGCTCcaccttctcctgcctgagctaTGGGGGAGGCTGCTGCCAGCCCTGCTGCTGCCGCGACCCCTGCTGCTGCCGCCCCGTGACCTGCCAGACCACCGTGTGCCGCCCCGTCACCTGCGTGCCCCGCTGCACGCGCCCCATCTGCGAGCCCTGCCGCCGCCCGGTGTGCTGCGACCCCTGCTGCCTGCAGGAAGGCTGCTGCCGCCCCATCACCTGCTGCCCTACGTCGTGCATGGCTGTGGTGTGCAGGCCCTGCTGCTGGGCCACCACCTGCTGCCAGCCTGTGTCTGTGCAGTCCCCCTGCTGCCGGCCCCCCTGCGGCCAGCCGACCCCTTGCAGCACCACCTGCAGGACCTCCTCCTGCTGA